CCATCCAACCGGCCCAGACGATTTGCAGCACCCCCAAGCCCATGGCGCACCACGCGGCGCGGAGCACCACCGACGCCTCGCCGCGTTGACGAAACACAAACGGCAACGAGCCAAGGTGCAACACCAGCAGATAGGCCAGAATGCGATGCGTGAGCTGCACATGTTGCGCGGCACCGCCCAGGGAGCCTTCACCGCACAGCGGAAACCCGGCACAGGCCACCGCGGCGCCCGGGATCTTGGCGGTGAGTCCACCCATGAGGACCACCAGCAATGCACCAATGGCCGCACCGAGCGCGCCGTTGGCGGCCTTCCGTGTGCCGGATTGCCCGATGACGGATCTGCCGCCCAGCCCGCCGGCGCGAATGGTGGCCACCGTCAACACGGCCAGCAGTGACGCTGCGAGGAGTTTGTGGACCACCGTGGCCCACGGCGGGTTTCCCGTGAACACGGTCACCGCGCCGAACAGCGCCGGTGCGAACCACAACCCCAGCGCCAGTTTCGCGACGGGCAACACGCCACCTGAGCCGCCAACCGACCCATCGGCGCGGGCGCGCCACGCCGCGAGCACCAGCCACGCAATCGAGGCGAACAGCGCGATGGCCAGATAGCGGTGCATCACCTCGATGACGAGATCCATGCGCTCAAACGGCGGAAACCAGTAGCCGTAGCATTTGGGCCAATGGTCGCCGCACCCCATGCCGGAGCCGGAGATGCGCACGATGGCCCCGAATACGATGTGCACCAGGGCGACGCCCAGTGCGACGTACGCAGATCGACGAACGGGCGCGGAAGGCAGAACGTATGCGGACATGGTGTATATAAGTCGTCGACTCAGGCCCGCGGGGCTGTCACTGGGAGC
The Gemmatimonadaceae bacterium genome window above contains:
- a CDS encoding COX15/CtaA family protein, with the protein product MSAYVLPSAPVRRSAYVALGVALVHIVFGAIVRISGSGMGCGDHWPKCYGYWFPPFERMDLVIEVMHRYLAIALFASIAWLVLAAWRARADGSVGGSGGVLPVAKLALGLWFAPALFGAVTVFTGNPPWATVVHKLLAASLLAVLTVATIRAGGLGGRSVIGQSGTRKAANGALGAAIGALLVVLMGGLTAKIPGAAVACAGFPLCGEGSLGGAAQHVQLTHRILAYLLVLHLGSLPFVFRQRGEASVVLRAAWCAMGLGVLQIVWAGWMVTGGFPGVVRSLHQATGILIWVTACAMMYLARIAAGHSAMATGRSHASAPSPMSASVTT